From Paenibacillus graminis:
ACAATCCCACCTCAAACATCCGGTTCCACGGCATGTAGCAGTCTGTAATCTCTACTTTTCCCTCCGGGCCGTCAATTCTAACCGCTAACTCCTGACGCAGCCGTTGTTCGACCATGACCGACACACTCCCGCGCTGCCCGTCGAGCAAATATTTGCCAAACCCCAGGTCTTGGACCGGACCGTTGCTAAGCTCGCCGCGGACAACCGAGCAGTAGCAGACATCTTCTGCATAACGGAGGCCGAGAAAATCCAAATGTTCCTGCGTACGTCCGTAATGCAGGTATACCATTGCCTGCGAAATGACCGTACCGAGCGTATTGGAGCTTGTATTCCAGGCGGCATATCCGGCCAGCTTAAACAACATATTCTTCTCCCGCAGCATTTTCACCAGCTTCCGGTCTCCTCCATTGGCGTATCCGACATCGGCTACGGCGACCGGCTTTCCCTTATAGTTCAAGATATAATCCCCGTATTCCACAATCTCCATCAGGTTCCGGTGCACATCATAGCCGAAATAGGAATCCTGCTGCGAAACCGCTTCTATCATTGTCTCCCCCGGCGTGTTGACCAGCAGTATGAGATCGGCTTCCCCGGCACTGGAGGCAATCAGGCCGCCCCCGGCTGTAATCTGGTACTTCAGCGTCTCATAGAAGAAACGGTCCTCGAACAGCGGGGTGACAAACGCCCCCTGCACCGATGACAGCCGCGGATAAATAAGCGGCACCGTTCCAGTGACCTTATTGATCATCCGTGCCAGCAGGGTGCAGCCCGCCTCGTCGGCACCAGGATACATATAAACTCTAAGCTCCAAGTCAAGCGCAGTAATCCGTGAACGTACCTTCTGCTGGTCTTTGGCCGTATGCCCAAAGGGGGCCGAGTCATCCTGCGGGAAGACCATGAACTCGATAATGCCTTCCTTCACCAGTTCCAGCACCAGCTTGTTCGCTTCGATATTGATGCTCCGCCGTCCCGTATAATCATCCAGTATTTCCTGCGGAAGGCGGTCTTCAATGCCTGCAAGCTCCTGAAGCTCCTCGTCCGTTGCGGCTCCCAGCTCCTTGCGGTGGCTGATGAAGCCTTTGCGGAAAATTTCCCGCCCCCAGTCGGCATAGTAATCCGGTTCCTCGTCCGAAAGCGAGTACTGCGGGCAGCGCATAATGAGCTGAAAGGCATAAATGACCAGCTTCGGGTGCCTGCGTTTGAGCGCACGCAGCTTATCCAGCCTTGCAGCAAGCTCCTCCAGCTTCAAGCTGTGCAATCTGGAAGGAATAATCCCTCCATACAGCAGCGTATCCAAAGCGGCCACGGCTCCATCCGCCTGACCGCAGGCTTCTTCGAACCACGTCCACAACCCCTCTGCATCCCCAGGGCGCTTTTTCAACCCCATCAGCTGTATCGGGGGACGAAGCACCTCAAATTCTGTACCCCTGGCTAGCAGAGGGGGGAACTCGTAATTGCAGGGCCGCTCATCCAGCGGCACAAAAGCGATTGTGTATGACCTTGACATATATACATACCATCCTTTCTGTCCTATTGTCCTGGATCGTAATAATCCCATCTAGCCTTTGATAGCGCCTGCGATTCCTTCCATATAATATCTCTGTGTAAACAGAAAAACGACAATAATGGGAGTAACCGAAACCATAGTTCCTGCGGCAATCCAGCCAAAGTTATACGAAAACTGGCCGTTCAGGTACGTGAGCGCTGCAGCCAGCGGATACTTTCCGGGGTCTTCGAGTACAACAATCGGCCACAGGAAGTTATTCCAGAACGCCATAACCTCAAGCAGCCCAATCACGGCAATCCCCGGCTTGACAAGCGGCAGGACTAACTGCCAGAAGATGCGAAGCTCTGAAGCGCCATCCATTTTTCCCGAATCACGGATATCGGACGGAACCCCCAGAAAGGTCTGGCGCATCAGAAAGATATTGAATACCGAGACGGCCGCGGGAAGCACTACGCCCAGAAATGAATTCCCCAGATGAAAGGCCTGGATGGTCAAATAATGCACAATCATCGCTGTCGAGGACGGAATAATCATAGTGGCTATCAATAGTGTGAAGACGATATTCCGGCCTTTGAAATGAAAAACAGCCAGCGGATATGCCGTCAGACTGGACAGTAGAATATTAAATACTACCCCAAGCGCTGTAATAATGACTGTGTTCGAGATATACCGCGGAAAGGACATGAACTGCCAGACCTGCACGTAGTTGTCAAAATCGATGAACGTCGGCAGGATGGCCGGCGGGCTTGAGAATACATTCCTTCCGGGCATCAGCGACACGCTGAGCAGCCAGAGAAAAGGTCCCATCATGAACAGGGCTAACAAAATTAACAGAATGTAGATGATGATATAGCGGACTCCTGTTTTCAGCTGTTTGGTTGATAAGCTGGTTGGGTTCAATATGAGTTCACCCCGCCTTTCCGGTTCAGCCGGAATACCAGAACGCTAAGCGCCCCTACAATAACACTGACTATCAGCCCGAGTGCCGACGCATATCCGAAGTTGAACTGTTCCAGCCCCTTTTGAAAAATGTACACGCTTGAAGTCAGGGTTGAGGTTCCCGGTCCGCCCTTTGTCAGAATGTACACCTCATCAAACACCCGGATCGCCCCCATAACCGAGATCAGCGTACAGAACAGGATATGGGGTCTAAGCAGTGGAATCGTCACATGAATCATAAGCTTCAGGAAGTTCGCCCCGTCCACTCTGGCCGCTTCATACAGATCTGAGGGAATGCCCTGAAGACCTGCCAAATACAGCATCATATAATAACCGAGGCCTTTCCACATGGTGATGAACATTAGAACATACAGGGCGGTGCTGCTGGTTGACAGCCACGATACCTGCCCGCTGATTATTCCCGCCTGCATAAGAAGATAATTAACCACCCCGTTATTGCCCAGCAGCCAGCTCCAAATCAAGGCTACCGCCACCATCGAAGTCACGACCGGAATGTAATAAGCGGTCCGGAACATCTTCACGCCCGGAATGCGGCTGTTTACGAGGATAGCCATAAGAATGGAAATCACCTGAATAACCGGTACAATCAGGACATAGACCAGCGAATTCCGTAACGAAATGATAAAATTATGATCCTGAAAGGCTCTGGAGAAATTCTCAAAGCCCACATAGTGCGTTTCTGTAACGACCGAGTAATCGGTTAATGAAAGCGGAATTCCGTAAATGACCGGCCAGAATGTAAAAGTGGCGAGAAACAAAAGACCCGGGATCATAAACGCCCAGGCGCTGAAAGACTCGGAACGAAACCAGCTCATCATTCCATACCCTGGCCTATGATTCTGTTCACTTCCTTCTCCATGGCATCCAGTGTCTGTTTGATGTCCGCCCCGTTTAGCAATATTTCCTGAAATCCGCGGGCAATGGCGGAGTTGATATCGGCTGCGCTTGGAACCCCGACCATATAATCGGTAGCTTTATCCAGGCTTTGCGAAGATACAACCTTCGCCTCGGCTTCAAGCGTGCCGTCGGATTCCGTGAAGAAAGGATCTTGGATCGACGCTTTAGAAGATGGCAGTGTGTTGGCAACCTTGGAGAAGGCAGTCTGATTATCCGCATTGGTCACGAACGCTGCGAATTCCACTGCCTGCTGCGGATTCTTGGATTTTTGCGGCACGACCAAGTCCATAGAATTAGAGAGGCGCAGGTTGGCTTTGCCTGTCGGAAGCTGAACCGCAATCGTATTTGCATACACATCGGGCGCCGAGGTCTTGATAAAATTGATAAAAGTTGGGCCTGACAGCTGGAAAGCTACCTGCTGGCCGGAGAAATACTGGATCTGCTTTTTGAAATCCGCATCCTCCTTCAGAACCACACCCTCTTTCATCAAGTCGCGCATTTGGGAGATCATCGCCTCAGCTTCCGGCGTATTGAAGGCCGCTGCCGTTTTGTCCTCATTCAGAATGGAGATTCCATCTATCGGAAACAGCTTGGATACGAGCTGCTGCGCGTAACCGGCCGCACCCGTTTTCCCGTGAATTTGACGGGCCCACTCGACCAGTTCTTCCCGGGTTTTCGGCGGATTGGCCGGATCTAGACCAGCCTTCTCCACGAGTTTTTTATTCATGAACAAGACTTCCGTACCTGTATACCATGGAAGAGAATAGGCTTTGCCGTCAAAAACGGTAGAGTTATAAATGCCTTCAAAGTAAGAATTTTTCTCTTCCTCCGTTAGATATTCCGCCAGATTCAGTAGAGCACCTTTGCTTCCCAATTGGCTGGCGAATTCTGTGTTGAGGTTTACTACATCGGGGCTTTTGCCGCTGGCAGTACTTGTCAGCAGCCTTTGTGAGATGGCATCATAGGGGTAGTCCTTCCATTTAACAGTTACACCAGGATGGCTTGCCTCGTACTTCGCAATCAGATCATTGAAATAATCATTAAAGGTAGGCTGCAGGGCAATCGTCCAAAATTCCAAGGTGACAGGCTCGGCCTGGGGGCTATCCGTCTGTCCAGCAGGTGCATCGGTGGCAGTTGCAGTGTTGGCCGGAGCAGCCGGATTTCCATTTCCTCCACATCCGGCAAGCAGCATAGACAACGCCATTACGACAAGCAGCGACAGAATAAAGAACGGTTTGTTTGTTCTCACACAAAGTCCCCCTTAATAGTGGTGTAAGACGAGAGTTCCCCCAATGTCAGGTTCTCTAACTTAATCCTCTCTTTCTTAGAAGTATGCAAGCTTTGTCATAAAAATGAAGAACTTTTCCTAAAATAAAATAAAAAAGAAATTTTTCTTTTTTTGAGGCAACAAAAAGCCTGCAGAGTAAAGGCGATGCCTTCCCTGCAAGCATTTGCCAAACAAACAGAATCTGTATATCATGATTCCAAAAAGTGTTGTTTGAGCGCTTTTAGTTCAGCTGCCAAAGGGCAGCCGTCGTGGCCGGTTCCCAACCTAGTAACGAGGTATGGGACTGCAGGCAGATGTACGTTTTGCCGCTGTAGCTTACTTTATCGCCTGCTGTATAGTCCACTCCCGCTGCCCAGTCAGTTAAGGAGGGCGTTGCCGTCGGGTTGACTGTAGCGGTCGGCACGGGTGTTGCCGTAGATGCTGGTGTTGCTGTCGGACTCACCGTAGCCGTCGGCCCCGGCGTGGTGTTGCCGCAGGTGCCGGTCACTTTCCAGGCCCCGGTGGTGCCGCTCAGATCCGGGCGTTCCCCCTGTGTCCACCACTGGGCTTCATACAGCACACCTCCATAGGAAGCCTTCTGGCCCTTGGTGTAGATAGTTATTGCGTTCCAGGCTGCCGCCGTACATTGCCCCGGTGTTGCCGTTGGCGTCGGGGTTGGAGTGACGGCCGGGGTCGCTGTCGGCTTCACGGTAGCCGTTGGGGTCGGTGTCACAGCGGGAGTTGGTGTTGGTGTCACGGCCGGTGTCGGCGTAGCCGATGGCTTTGCAGTGGCTGACGGTGTCGGGGTTGGGGTCACACCTCCATACAGCTTGTCGTATTCCATCTGCGACGAGCTTCCGTTCAGGGTAACCCGCTGAGGACCGCCGGAGAAATTCAGCTTCATCATGCCCTGCAGCTCAAGCTCCGCACCATTTGCTATGGCTTGCGATGCAGTTCCGGTAAGCCGGTAGCGGTTGAAGTCCCAGGCTGTCGAGATTTGCTCTACAGCTCCCGCCCCCCAGGCTGAGGTCAGCGCAGTTGTGGTCGGCAGATCAAATTCAAGCTTCCAGCCCCCGGGAATCTCCGCTCCTGTGTTGTTGGTTATTTTCAGCGAATAGGTGTAGTTCGGGTGATCGTAGGTGCCGCCGAAGGAAATGCTGAAATTTTTGGGTGAAGGCAATACTGGCTTGACGGGGCCGCCCGGCGGCGCAGCCGTTTTTAACTGTTCATAGGCATACTCGGTCAGCGAGCTGCCGTATGTGTACGTGCCGTCCGCCTGCTGGGAATAGTCTCCGGTCAGCTCCCAGAACATCATCCCGCCAAGGCCTTTTTCCTTAATGTAGTTCAGCTTGTAGCCCAGCGATTCCTTATCCTCATAAGTCAGGAACACCTTCTTGTCCGCGTTGTACAGATACGGTGTTTTGGTCACAGAGTCGAAGACCCGCTGATTGGCCGGATCTTTCAGCAGATTCAGGACATGCCAGATGGGATTGGCCCCGGAAGGCTGCTCCGGAGCAGGATCATTCCAGATGCCATAAATTCCGTCTGCTCCCCCGCCCGTAGCCGCGGCAGTGCCATAGAGGCCGGTGTTATTGATCCCGCCGCTGACATTTTTCCAGCCCCGTGAGTAGTAGGGAACCCCGATGACGATTTTTTCAGGCGGAAGTGTGCCGAGATAGTACCGGACTGCCCAGTCCGTATTCAGCACCGGCGTACCCAGTGCAGCCGTTTCCGTGTCGCGGGAATCCGGGTAGAGGGCGGAATGCGGCCCCACATATCCGTTCCAGGCACCGTGGAAATCATAGGTCATCAGATTCGCCCAATCCAAATAGGGATTCGCTTCACCAAGCTTCATTCCGCCGAGAATCCACGAAGAAGCAGTCGCAGCAATAGTCAGATCGTATTTCTGATTGTCCTGCGCACCCGCCAGATCCAGCTTTTCACGCAGCTTTTTCATCAGAAGCACATAGTTGTCATAATTGACCGCCCGTAGCGGTTCAGCCACGGAGAAGTCATTCGGGTTGCCGGAGAGGGGGGTACCGGACGGATATTCCCAATCAATATCTACCCCGTTGAACTGATACGTGCGCAGAAAATCCACCACACTGTCCGCAAAGGCCTCCCGTCCTGCCGCCGAATTCGCCATATTAAAAAAACCGCCTGAGCCGGACCAGCCGCCGACGGAAATCAGGGTACGCACATCCGGGTAGAGCCGTTTGTATTGGATCAGCTGATTAAAATGGCCTTTGAAAGGAACATCGGTAAGCTGGCCGGGATAATCTTTTTCAATCGCCGCTGTACGGTCCATGAAGTCAATTTTGTTCTGCGCATTCACTTTGGCAAAAGCATAGTTAATGTGCGTGATTTTGCCCCAAGGAATTTTACTCACCGTATAAAAGCCCTTATTCTCCTGATCCCCCCATTCAGGGAAATAGGCAACAATCTTCCGGGGATGGTCCGCAGCAGGCGGGGGTGCCTCGGGAGGAGCTCCGGCCGCAACAGCCACAAGCCCGCCACGGCTTCCCGACCATGGATAGAAGGGCAGAAGCAGGGTCAGACTCATCAATACCGCCAACAGAGAAGGTAACGTTACACGCCTTGACTCCAATCGTTTCATCTCGCATTCCTCCGCTTTCAGATCATGTCAATGCCATAAAATGCAGAAGCGGCGCTCCCTTGCGCAAATCCTGTACCGTCAAAAAAAAACCGGAAGGGAGGGTTGCTGCTGGAACGCCGTTGTTTAACTAGATGCCTGCACTAATGTTCTAGATCAGCTGCCATAGGGCCGGTGTTGTTGCCGGCTCCCAACCCTGCAGCGAGGTATGGGACTGCAGACAGATGTACGTGTTGCCGCTGTAGGTTACTTTCTCGCCTGCTGTATAAGCCACTCCTGCGGCCCAGGCAGATACGCCTGGCGTGGCCGTTGGGTTGACTGTAGCAGTTGGCACGGGTGTGGCTGTCTGTACAGGCGTTGGTGTTGGTTTCACCGTAGCCGTTGGCGCCGGTGTGGTGTTGCCGCAGGTTCCGATCACTTTCCAGGCTCCTGAGGAGCCGCTCAGGTCAGGGCGCTCTCCCTGCGTCCACCACTGGGCTTCATACAGCACACCTCCATAGGAGGCCTGCTGGCCCTTGGTATATATGGCCGTTGCATCCCAGGCCGCGCCCGTACATTGCCCCGGTGTTGCCGTTGGCGTTGTTGTCGGTTTCACTGTAGCTGTTGGGGTCGGAGTTGGTGTTGCCGTCGGCGTGGCTGTCGGTTTCACTGTGGCTGTTGGAGTCGGGGTTGCTGTCGGTGTCGGCGTTGGCACGACTCCGCTGCCCAGCTCGGTGTTCAGCTTGGTCTGCAGTGTTTTGTTACGGTCACCGCTGGTCTCCCAGAACATCGCTCCTGCGAGGCCTTTGGTTTTGATATAGCTGGCTTTATAGCCGATGGACTCCGCATCATCATAGCTGATGAACGTTTGTGTAGACGGATTATAGAGATATGGAACTTTAGAGGTGTTATTCCAATAGCGGGTATAGCCATTTTTGTTAATATAGTTGGCTTCGAGATCGTTGAAATCATAGTTTCCCTTTTCCCATGTGCCTGTGGACGAAATACCGGCTGACACCTGATATTGTCCGTTCCCTGTACCCGGCGCACCTCCCCATCCGCGTCCATAGAACGGCATCCCCAGCACGAGCTTATTCGCCGGGACTCCGTTTGCCAGGTAGCTTGTGACAGCCTTGTCGATATTGTAATTCGCCGGGTCGGTCAGACCTGATGCGGCTGCCGCCGGGTCATAGTAGAGCGGAGCATTGTGTCCGGTAGTCTTGTTCCAACTGCCGTTGAAGTCATAGGTCATGATGTTGATCCAGTCGACAACGGCAGATATGCTGCTAAGGTTGTTGTTCTGAACGTAGGCAGGGCTTGCACCGGAAGCAATGGTCAGCAGGTAGCTTTTACCGTCAGCGGTTCCGGCCGCATTCAGCTTTTCACGGATTTTCTGCAGCAGCAGCACGTAATTCTGCTTATCCTCCGGACGGTAGCTGTTGCCTGCCAGCCCCCCGCTAACCGGGTATTCCCAGTCCAGATCGACACCATCCATATGATATTTGCGGATAAAATCGACTGCGGAATTTGCGAAAACTTCACGGGTCGCAGCCGTAGCGGCAACATCCGAGAAACGGTTTGACCAGGTCCAGCCGCCGACGGATATCACCGTTTTGAGATTCGGGTTCTTTTCTTTCAGTTTCCAGAGCTGTTTCAGGTTGCCTTTAATCGGATCATCCCACTTGTCATCCCCGAAGCTTTTCTGCGCATCAATCCAGGGATCACCAAGTACAATTGTTCCGTTCGGGACACTGATCGTTTGGCCTTGCTCATTTTGGCAGGTCCAGGTGACCGGATTGGGTCCGGTCGGGTCGGGATTCCCGTGAATCCCGTTCCAGCATATATCGGCAAACGCGTAGTTGATCACATTCATTTTGCCGGGATCGATATCCGTTACGTTGAAGGCCCGTCCATAGGCAGCCCAGGAAGCATAATAACCGACGAGCTTGTAGCCCGCAGCCGCATTTGCAGTTCTAACACTGGAGCCTATCGTTGAAAAGAGTGCAATTACAAGAGCAACGGCCATGCCAAGCGCAAAGGTTTTACGAAATCTGCTGTTAGTCGACCTCATTTTCATTTACCTCCTCGGATCAATGCATAGCTTGCAGTCCTGCTTTACAGGCAAAGCTCCCCAAAGTCACCTCCCGGTTCGGATTCACCTTCATCCAGTGTCTCTATCATATTCACGAGATCAGGATGGTAGATTAAGCCACACAAAAAAGCGCACGAAAAATAATCATCTGTGTCCTTAATCTGGTATTGCTATTCATGGGCTGCAATCTCGGTAATGTTGTCCGGGCACCTGTTATGCCTGCAGAACGGTTGAGAGGGATGGTGTGCATGGAGTAGGAGGATTCATAACGCAAGAAGGATGAAGGCAATCTTATTGTCATATAAAGCACATAATTAAGCTAGGGAGAAATTTCCATAGTCAGGGGATAATATTATCTAATTTCCAGTTTCCCACCTCAAAAAAAAGGCTACGCCGTCCGTCATTGGGCAGCGTAGCCTTTTGGATTTTTAAGTTAGAGTTGCCTTGGGGGCAAGCCGGCGAGCCAAGTGGAAAAAGTGAACTTAAATCTTCTCCATCCCGCTTTCCGCAAGCGATAGGTGGAAAAAGGATATCTAATTCGGGCGTTTTTCACCTTTTCAGGTGCATTCGCTTAAACTAAGTTTACTTTTTCCCACTACTCCTTAAGCAGAAAGCTTTTGCGTCCATTTTAAGTATACTAATTCCACTTCACCTGCAGTTATACGCTGTCCTAGCCACTTGCCCTCAGGCTTAGACTCAGCAGCAACACCCGACTGACCTGCAGCTTTTACTGGCTCTGCTGATTCTGCTGCGCCGCAAGCTTCCCGGTTAAGAGCAAAAGCGCCTTGCCCCGGTGGCTGATCGCCTGCTTCTCTTCCAGCGTCAGCTCAGCCATGGTTTTTTCATACTCTGCCAGGTAAAAGAGGGGATCATAGCCGAAGCCGCCTGCCCCCGCCTGCTCGGAGGTAATCCAGCCTTCCACGGTTCCCTCAGCCGTCAGTTCTTTGCCTGTCACTGGATCGTACAAAGACAAAGCGCAGACGAAACGGGCCGTGCTAAGCAGCGGTTGCCCTGTGTCCTCACCCTGTTTCAGCTTCTCCAGCTCATTCAGCAGCTTCAGATTATTCTCCTCGTCGCCCGCACCCTCACCCGCATAACGGGCCGAGTAGACTCCCGGTTTTCCATCCAGGGCATCCACACAGAGTCCCGAGTCATCCGCAAGTACGGGCAAGCCGAGGGCGTCTCCCACCGCTTTTGACTTTTTCAGCGCATTCTCGGCAAAGGTCGTTCCATCCTCCGCCACATCAGGCAGTTCAGGATAATCGAACATGCTTTTTACGGTTAGGCCTAGCGGTGCAAAAGCATGCTGGAACTCGCGCACCTTGCCCTTATTCTTCGTCGCTACAATCAGAACACCGCCGCCGGTCTCCATGCTACACCTCTTGGCCAATCTGGCCTGCCGGAATTTTGAGCGCGATCTCTCCCAGCACTTTCTGCTGTTCAGCGATCAGCTCATAAATTCCTTTCTCGCCCAGGCCCAGCAGCTGGTCCAGCTCCTGGCGGGTGAATGGACGCTCTTCGCCGGTGCCCTGAACCTCAACAAAAGCCCCGCCGCCGGTCATCACCACATTCATATCGACTTTCGCCTTGGAATCCTCTTCATAGTTCAGATCGAGCAGTGTCTCATCGCCGACAACCCCCACGCTGATCGCTGCCAGATAATCTGTAATCGGAAACACGCTCAGCTTATGCTGCTGCGCAATTTTGTTAATCGCAAAGGCCATGGCTACAAAAGCGCCCGTAATCGAAGCCGTCCGGGTCCCGCCGTCTGCCTGGATGACATCACAGTCCAGCGTAATGCTGCGCTCGCCGAGAGCGTGCAGGTTCACTACGGAACGCAGTGCCCGGCCGATCAGCCGCTGTATCTCCATCGTCCGTCCGGTCAGCTTGCCGCGTGCCGCTTCCCGCTGGTTGCGCGTCTGTGTGGCCCGGGGAAGCATGGAGTACTCAGCCGTGACCCAGCCTTTACCCTGTCCCTTCAGGAACGGAGGAACCTTCTCGTCTACAGTTGCAGTACAAATGACCTTGGTGTCCCCCATTTCAATGATTACAGAACCTTCGGCGTATTTATTGGTTTGGGTGGTTATTGTCAGCGGTCTAAGCTGATCTGCATGGCGCCCGTTTGATCTCATCTTTTCTGCCTCCTACATCTTTAGCTCTAAGTTTGTGTGAATTCCGCCTGGCCTTATGCACGTATGTTCGCAAGATAATGAAGCCAGCTGCATCAACATCTCTCCCTCTTACATTCTACGCAGAAAGGGATGCCGTCCTCGAACAGCTCAGGACGGCATCACCAATGAATTCCATCTATAAGATTGGGAAGAGGTACGTTATCGCTCATATAAACTGAACTTGAGATTTTTCCGATTTTGAGATTAGCCGTGACTAGAGGGTAGGTTTGGACTTCCGGCCGCTGCCATCTGCAGATTTCTTGATTGTGTACCGCTGTTCGCGTTGGAAATCTGCAGACTGTCTATGCTTCCGATCCGAGCTTTCCTGCGGAATGCCTTCAGGCGGACGCTACCGCTCTGTAAGTATCCAAACTTCTCCTCCGCCGCTTTTCCCGTTATTCTTAATTTTTCAAGTTCAATCTATATAATGTCTTGTTCCCGCAGCACAGATACATGCAACGCTTACGGCAAACAGCCGGTTCAGGAGAGTTCTTTCTCCTTCAGGCAGCCGTTTCTTGTTAGCAAGCTTTATTCTACCAAAGAGCAGGCATAAAAGCATCTTTTGACCTTGCCTTGGATTCTACAGCGGGAGCACGTTCACATATTCCGGCGCCGAAACCGGCTGTCCGTAGTCTACATTATTGGTGCCGGTTACGGTCTTTTGCCCGTTCATCCGGATTTGCACCAGGGCATCGTCCGAGTTCTGTGCAACGGTAAGCACAACCGATTCCAGCATTTCCGCCGGTACGCCCTTGCCGTCAGCGAACATATCGTCATTGAGGGATACCGTGACCACTCCGTTCTGGCCCGCTTCCACGGAATCCAGCACCGTTTCCTGCGTCATCACCATCTCCAGCCCCTTCTCTGATTCCGGACCGGCGATCAGCTCATTCAGTGCCGCTTTCAGCGTATCCTGCCCTGCGGGTACAAAGCGGGTAACAGGTACATAATACTGATGAGTGCCGTCAGACGTTGCTGCGGAAAAATATACGGTAACCGCGCTTGAATTCATCAGCAGCGGGCCATGCTTCGGCAGGTTAATTCCTAGAGTGCGTGTTAAAGGGCGGTCCAGCGGTGTGCCCTGCAGCGGCATCTCCGAAAGCTTTTTGCCATCCACCCACAGCTGCACTCCCTGAATTCCGTCCTGGCCGGTCAGTGTCCACGTGATCGCTTCAAGGATTTTGCGCTCATCTGCAGGTTCGTAATCGTTAAACTTGGAGTTGAACTCAACCACAGCCAGCTTATCCTTGTCTACGGTGATGTTCTTCACCTCTGTTCCGGCAGGAAGCACACCCTTGAAGCCTTCCGGCAATGACGATGCATATGGCCCCTTGCTGACGAGCGCAGCAAGGGAATCCTTCAACATAGCGGTGTTATCGCCTTCCGGCAAGCTTAGGGATACCGGTGCGAGCAGGCCGTTGCCATCCTTCAGGAAGACGGTTGTCC
This genomic window contains:
- a CDS encoding DUF4127 family protein, with the protein product MSRSYTIAFVPLDERPCNYEFPPLLARGTEFEVLRPPIQLMGLKKRPGDAEGLWTWFEEACGQADGAVAALDTLLYGGIIPSRLHSLKLEELAARLDKLRALKRRHPKLVIYAFQLIMRCPQYSLSDEEPDYYADWGREIFRKGFISHRKELGAATDEELQELAGIEDRLPQEILDDYTGRRSINIEANKLVLELVKEGIIEFMVFPQDDSAPFGHTAKDQQKVRSRITALDLELRVYMYPGADEAGCTLLARMINKVTGTVPLIYPRLSSVQGAFVTPLFEDRFFYETLKYQITAGGGLIASSAGEADLILLVNTPGETMIEAVSQQDSYFGYDVHRNLMEIVEYGDYILNYKGKPVAVADVGYANGGDRKLVKMLREKNMLFKLAGYAAWNTSSNTLGTVISQAMVYLHYGRTQEHLDFLGLRYAEDVCYCSVVRGELSNGPVQDLGFGKYLLDGQRGSVSVMVEQRLRQELAVRIDGPEGKVEITDCYMPWNRMFEVGLSVRFEPSGEQKGK
- a CDS encoding glycosyl hydrolase family 18 protein, with the protein product MKRLESRRVTLPSLLAVLMSLTLLLPFYPWSGSRGGLVAVAAGAPPEAPPPAADHPRKIVAYFPEWGDQENKGFYTVSKIPWGKITHINYAFAKVNAQNKIDFMDRTAAIEKDYPGQLTDVPFKGHFNQLIQYKRLYPDVRTLISVGGWSGSGGFFNMANSAAGREAFADSVVDFLRTYQFNGVDIDWEYPSGTPLSGNPNDFSVAEPLRAVNYDNYVLLMKKLREKLDLAGAQDNQKYDLTIAATASSWILGGMKLGEANPYLDWANLMTYDFHGAWNGYVGPHSALYPDSRDTETAALGTPVLNTDWAVRYYLGTLPPEKIVIGVPYYSRGWKNVSGGINNTGLYGTAAATGGGADGIYGIWNDPAPEQPSGANPIWHVLNLLKDPANQRVFDSVTKTPYLYNADKKVFLTYEDKESLGYKLNYIKEKGLGGMMFWELTGDYSQQADGTYTYGSSLTEYAYEQLKTAAPPGGPVKPVLPSPKNFSISFGGTYDHPNYTYSLKITNNTGAEIPGGWKLEFDLPTTTALTSAWGAGAVEQISTAWDFNRYRLTGTASQAIANGAELELQGMMKLNFSGGPQRVTLNGSSSQMEYDKLYGGVTPTPTPSATAKPSATPTPAVTPTPTPAVTPTPTATVKPTATPAVTPTPTPTATPGQCTAAAWNAITIYTKGQKASYGGVLYEAQWWTQGERPDLSGTTGAWKVTGTCGNTTPGPTATVSPTATPASTATPVPTATVNPTATPSLTDWAAGVDYTAGDKVSYSGKTYICLQSHTSLLGWEPATTAALWQLN
- a CDS encoding ABC transporter substrate-binding protein produces the protein MRTNKPFFILSLLVVMALSMLLAGCGGNGNPAAPANTATATDAPAGQTDSPQAEPVTLEFWTIALQPTFNDYFNDLIAKYEASHPGVTVKWKDYPYDAISQRLLTSTASGKSPDVVNLNTEFASQLGSKGALLNLAEYLTEEEKNSYFEGIYNSTVFDGKAYSLPWYTGTEVLFMNKKLVEKAGLDPANPPKTREELVEWARQIHGKTGAAGYAQQLVSKLFPIDGISILNEDKTAAAFNTPEAEAMISQMRDLMKEGVVLKEDADFKKQIQYFSGQQVAFQLSGPTFINFIKTSAPDVYANTIAVQLPTGKANLRLSNSMDLVVPQKSKNPQQAVEFAAFVTNADNQTAFSKVANTLPSSKASIQDPFFTESDGTLEAEAKVVSSQSLDKATDYMVGVPSAADINSAIARGFQEILLNGADIKQTLDAMEKEVNRIIGQGME
- a CDS encoding carbohydrate ABC transporter permease, whose translation is MNPTSLSTKQLKTGVRYIIIYILLILLALFMMGPFLWLLSVSLMPGRNVFSSPPAILPTFIDFDNYVQVWQFMSFPRYISNTVIITALGVVFNILLSSLTAYPLAVFHFKGRNIVFTLLIATMIIPSSTAMIVHYLTIQAFHLGNSFLGVVLPAAVSVFNIFLMRQTFLGVPSDIRDSGKMDGASELRIFWQLVLPLVKPGIAVIGLLEVMAFWNNFLWPIVVLEDPGKYPLAAALTYLNGQFSYNFGWIAAGTMVSVTPIIVVFLFTQRYYMEGIAGAIKG
- a CDS encoding carbohydrate ABC transporter permease; the encoded protein is MMSWFRSESFSAWAFMIPGLLFLATFTFWPVIYGIPLSLTDYSVVTETHYVGFENFSRAFQDHNFIISLRNSLVYVLIVPVIQVISILMAILVNSRIPGVKMFRTAYYIPVVTSMVAVALIWSWLLGNNGVVNYLLMQAGIISGQVSWLSTSSTALYVLMFITMWKGLGYYMMLYLAGLQGIPSDLYEAARVDGANFLKLMIHVTIPLLRPHILFCTLISVMGAIRVFDEVYILTKGGPGTSTLTSSVYIFQKGLEQFNFGYASALGLIVSVIVGALSVLVFRLNRKGGVNSY